GGCTGTCGGTGGTGCGGCGCGTGCCCGCGTCGATCGCCGGCCTGTCCAGCCTGGGGGTGCCCATCGTGGCCACGCTGCTGGCCTGGCTGTTGCTGGGCGAGCAGCCCACGCTGGTCGAGATGGCGGGCATGGCGCTGATACTGGGCGGGCTGTGGGTAGTCAGCCGCGCGGCGCGGCGGCCGGCATAGATTTCTTTGCGAAGGCGGGCCGCTGCTCGCCCGGATACTGAAACCTCTGGAGCACTTATGATCGATTTGCGCAGCGATACCGTCACGCGGCCCACCGCCGCCATGTTGCAGGCCATGGCGGCTGCGCCGGTGGGCGACGACGTCATGGGCGACGACCCCACGGTGCAGCGCCTGCAGCAGACCCTGGCCGAGCGCACCGGCAAGGAAGCCGGCCTGTTCTTTCCGTCGGGCACGCAAAGCAACCTGGCCGCCTTGATGGCGCATTGCGGCCGCGGCGACGAATACCTGGTGGGCCAGCTCGCGCACACCTACAAGTACGAAGGCGGCGGCGCCGCAGTGCTGGGCAGCATCCAGCCCCAGCCCATCGAGCATGCCGCCGACGGCACGCTGCCGCTGGACAAGCTGGCCGCGGCGGTCAAGCCGCAAGGCGATCCGCATTTCGCCCGCACCCGTTTGCTGGCGCTGGAAAACACCTTCCAGGGCAAGGTCATTCCGGCCGGCTACATCGACCAGGCCGCGGCCTTCGCGCGCGAGCATGGCCTGGGTCTGCACCTGGACGGTGCCCGCGTGTTCAACGCGGCGGTCGCCTCGGGGCGCCCGGTGCAGGACGTTTGCGCGCCGTTCGACAGCGTGTCGATCTGTTTTTCCAAGGGCCTGGGGGCGCCGGTAGGGTCCGTGCTGGTGGGCAGTCGCGCCCTGATCGATGCGGCGCGCCGCTGGCGCAAGGTGCTGGGCGGCGGCATGCGGCAGTCCGGCGTACTGGCGGCTGCCTGCCTGCATGCGCTGCAGCACCATGTCGAACGGCTGGCGCAAGACCACGCCAACGCGCAATTGCTGGCCGAAGGCCTGGCCGGCGTCGAGGGCGTGCGGGTGCTGGCGCAGAACACCAACATGGTGTTCGCCGAATTCGCCCCCCAGGATTGCGAGCCCCTGTCGCGCGCGCTGCAAGAGCAGGGCATCCTGATGCGCGCCGTCTATGGCGGGCCGACCCGGCTGGTGACACACCTGGACCTGTCGGCCGACGACATCCGCAAGACGGTTGCCGCGATCAAGGCATATTTCGCCTGAGCGCGGGCCGGCCACGCCGGTGTCAGTGCTTTGCCGTGCGCTACGCGAGCGAAAAGCGCGGCACACGCGCATTCGGCAAGGGCAGGTAACCCAGCCCATGCAGCAGTGTGGCGGGGTCCAGGCCCCCATCCAGCAGATGCGCCACCGCCTGGCCGGCCGACTGCAGCGCGGTCGAGCCGCCTGGGCAGGCATGGCGGCCGGCCCCGAAGGTCCAGGGCGCATCGCCAGGCTCGGCCGCGCCGGCCGCGGCCAGCACCAGCAGCACCGTGGCGCCAGCGGGCAGGGTATGGCCGTCC
This genomic window from Bordetella petrii contains:
- the ltaE gene encoding low-specificity L-threonine aldolase codes for the protein MIDLRSDTVTRPTAAMLQAMAAAPVGDDVMGDDPTVQRLQQTLAERTGKEAGLFFPSGTQSNLAALMAHCGRGDEYLVGQLAHTYKYEGGGAAVLGSIQPQPIEHAADGTLPLDKLAAAVKPQGDPHFARTRLLALENTFQGKVIPAGYIDQAAAFAREHGLGLHLDGARVFNAAVASGRPVQDVCAPFDSVSICFSKGLGAPVGSVLVGSRALIDAARRWRKVLGGGMRQSGVLAAACLHALQHHVERLAQDHANAQLLAEGLAGVEGVRVLAQNTNMVFAEFAPQDCEPLSRALQEQGILMRAVYGGPTRLVTHLDLSADDIRKTVAAIKAYFA